A stretch of the Flavobacterium aquiphilum genome encodes the following:
- the pyrH gene encoding UMP kinase: MKYKRILLKLSGEALMGDLQYGIDPKRLAEYADDIKQIHAKGVEIAIVIGGGNIFRGVAGASSGMDRVQGDYMGMLATVINGMALQGALEDKGMKTRLQTALKMESIAEPYIKRRADRHLEKGRIVIFGAGTGNPYFTTDTAAVLRGIEINADVILKGTRVDGVYDCDPEKNAGAVKFDFISFEDVLSKGLNVMDTTAFTLSQENKLPIVVFDMNKPGNLLRICEGQNIGTVVNI, encoded by the coding sequence ATGAAATACAAAAGAATCCTTCTAAAATTAAGTGGTGAAGCTTTAATGGGTGATTTACAATACGGAATCGACCCAAAACGTCTAGCCGAATACGCCGATGATATCAAACAAATTCATGCCAAAGGAGTAGAAATCGCCATAGTAATTGGTGGAGGAAACATTTTCAGAGGTGTTGCAGGAGCCAGTTCAGGAATGGACAGAGTACAAGGTGATTATATGGGAATGTTGGCCACAGTAATCAACGGAATGGCATTACAGGGCGCACTTGAGGACAAAGGTATGAAAACCCGTTTGCAAACTGCGCTAAAAATGGAATCCATCGCTGAACCTTATATCAAAAGAAGAGCCGATCGTCACTTGGAAAAAGGAAGAATCGTAATTTTTGGAGCAGGAACCGGAAACCCATATTTCACAACCGATACAGCTGCCGTTTTGCGTGGTATCGAAATCAATGCCGATGTGATCTTAAAAGGTACACGTGTTGACGGTGTTTACGATTGTGATCCTGAGAAAAATGCCGGAGCGGTAAAATTTGATTTCATATCATTTGAAGATGTATTGAGCAAAGGATTGAATGTAATGGATACAACCGCTTTTACTTTAAGCCAGGAAAACAAGTTACCTATTGTTGTGTTTGACATGAACAAACCAGGTAATCTATTGAGAATTTGCGAAGGACAAAACATAGGAACAGTAGTTAATATATAG
- a CDS encoding TOBE domain-containing protein translates to MNTLNGYITTIQSYQGISLVKVNSNNTLFTSIVLDTAETASYLKNGHFVKIIFKETEVIISKDLNPNLSIQNRMHCTIESIIKGVLLSQINLNFGETIVESIITTNACEELQLKKNDTVLALVKTNEVSLSPND, encoded by the coding sequence ATGAATACATTAAACGGATACATAACGACAATTCAATCATACCAAGGAATTTCATTGGTAAAAGTGAATTCCAACAATACCCTTTTCACTTCGATTGTTCTTGACACAGCCGAAACTGCCTCTTATCTCAAGAACGGTCATTTCGTAAAAATCATTTTTAAAGAAACCGAAGTCATAATTTCTAAAGATTTAAACCCGAATCTCAGCATTCAAAACCGAATGCATTGCACAATTGAATCCATTATAAAAGGTGTTTTGCTCAGTCAAATCAACCTGAACTTTGGTGAAACAATTGTCGAATCCATAATAACAACAAATGCTTGTGAAGAATTACAGCTTAAAAAAAACGACACTGTATTGGCATTAGTAAAAACAAACGAAGTAAGCTTATCTCCCAATGATTGA
- a CDS encoding thioredoxin family protein, which yields MKNSVAKALLNSYSYLEFKDLISNLLHEGKSTGNVQSEDLLQYSTLNEIRLKRLDKTLVVPDEIKEQLKSFENEYIWLVIAEGWCGDAAQILPILNKMALESDKIDLRIVLRDANDELMNYFLTNGARAIPKLLIIDKESGKVCNHWGPRPQGATDLIQNYKKEFGVVNEEAKTQLQLWYLKDKGLSVQEEVVEMMLSSVDECVCV from the coding sequence ATGAAAAATTCGGTAGCAAAAGCTTTACTCAATAGTTATTCCTATTTGGAATTTAAAGATTTAATATCCAATTTATTGCATGAAGGAAAATCAACCGGAAATGTGCAATCTGAAGATTTGTTGCAATACAGTACTTTGAATGAAATCCGATTGAAGCGTTTAGATAAAACGCTTGTTGTTCCTGATGAAATAAAAGAGCAATTGAAGTCGTTCGAGAATGAATATATTTGGTTGGTCATCGCTGAAGGTTGGTGTGGAGATGCCGCTCAGATTCTTCCTATTTTGAATAAAATGGCTTTAGAATCTGATAAAATTGACTTGCGAATTGTTTTGCGCGATGCAAATGATGAACTAATGAACTATTTTTTGACCAATGGGGCAAGAGCCATCCCGAAATTGCTTATCATCGATAAAGAATCAGGAAAAGTTTGTAATCATTGGGGGCCAAGACCACAAGGTGCTACTGATTTAATTCAAAATTATAAAAAAGAGTTTGGTGTTGTAAATGAAGAAGCCAAAACGCAACTGCAGTTATGGTATTTAAAAGATAAAGGTTTGTCTGTTCAGGAAGAAGTCGTTGAGATGATGTTGTCTTCAGTAGATGAATGTGTTTGTGTATAG
- a CDS encoding cell division protein FtsX — protein MSSSFEKFQKRRLISSYFSVVLSIALVLFLLGILGFFIINSKKLADDFKEKIAMTVFFKNEANDSIIKAFGQELKATKFSKTFVYVSKEQAAKEHSDIIGEDFVTFLGENPLQNSYDIHLKADYIVRDSISKIESRLRKNPMISDIVYDKQLVNLVNDNIKKVSMWILIISAFLTVVAVLLINSSLRLSIYSNRFIIKTMQMVGATKSFIRRPFVMRSIKLGMIGAGIAILALIGLLFYLESNFPSLGIMDDKLIIALVLIAVFGAGVLITWLSTHFATQRFLNLRTDDLY, from the coding sequence ATGAGTTCATCCTTTGAAAAGTTTCAAAAACGCAGGTTAATTTCCTCTTATTTTTCGGTAGTGCTAAGTATCGCCTTAGTATTGTTTTTATTGGGTATTCTTGGATTTTTCATCATCAATTCCAAGAAATTGGCTGATGATTTCAAAGAAAAAATAGCTATGACCGTTTTTTTCAAAAACGAAGCCAATGACTCAATCATAAAAGCTTTTGGACAAGAACTAAAAGCAACCAAATTTTCGAAAACCTTTGTGTATGTTTCCAAAGAACAGGCCGCAAAAGAACATTCGGATATCATTGGTGAAGATTTCGTGACCTTTTTGGGCGAAAATCCTTTGCAAAACTCATATGATATTCACTTAAAAGCCGATTATATTGTTAGGGACAGCATCTCTAAAATAGAAAGCCGCTTGCGCAAAAACCCAATGATTTCGGATATTGTTTATGACAAACAATTGGTGAACTTAGTAAATGACAATATCAAGAAAGTCAGTATGTGGATCTTGATTATCAGCGCTTTTCTGACTGTTGTAGCGGTACTTTTAATCAACAGTTCTTTACGTCTTTCTATTTATTCCAACCGTTTCATCATTAAAACGATGCAAATGGTGGGTGCAACCAAATCTTTTATCCGAAGACCTTTTGTGATGCGTAGTATAAAATTGGGAATGATTGGAGCCGGAATCGCAATTCTTGCTTTAATTGGATTGCTATTTTATTTGGAAAGCAATTTCCCAAGTCTTGGAATCATGGACGACAAATTAATTATAGCGCTAGTGTTGATTGCCGTATTTGGCGCAGGAGTTTTGATTACTTGGCTAAGTACTCATTTTGCTACACAACGTTTCCTGAACTTGAGAACGGACGATTTATATTGA
- a CDS encoding DUF3098 domain-containing protein → MKNEENKHEFLFEKVNYKILLIGIAVIALGFILMSGGGSDDPNVFNDAVFDFRRIRLAPTTVLIGFGITIYAILKNPKK, encoded by the coding sequence ATGAAAAACGAAGAAAACAAACACGAATTCCTTTTTGAGAAAGTTAACTATAAAATTCTATTGATTGGAATTGCGGTTATTGCCCTTGGATTTATATTGATGTCTGGCGGTGGAAGTGATGACCCGAATGTTTTTAACGATGCCGTTTTTGATTTCCGCAGAATACGTCTGGCTCCAACTACTGTCTTAATTGGTTTTGGAATCACTATTTACGCTATTCTTAAAAACCCTAAAAAATAG
- the modA gene encoding molybdate ABC transporter substrate-binding protein: MIPKNSLFLILITLILSAFGTVKAQQKITIVAAANLKVALDSINTVFKKQNPNIDSQITYGASGKLFEQISNGAPFDLFFSADMDYPNQLKEKKLTASEIKMYATGKLAIWSKKTDPNKRKMNCLLDANIQKIAIANPSTAPYGEKAVESLKFYKVYDKIKSKLVFGENINQTAQFATTGAADIGIIALSLVLTPNMQKEGGKYYIIPEKSHSPLEQGCVILKRAQGNASAVKFYNFISSKKAIAILKYYGYSTAKK; the protein is encoded by the coding sequence ATGATTCCTAAAAACTCTCTATTCTTAATCCTAATAACCCTTATACTGTCGGCATTCGGGACAGTAAAAGCACAACAAAAAATCACCATTGTAGCTGCTGCCAATCTAAAAGTAGCATTAGACTCAATAAATACCGTTTTCAAAAAACAAAACCCAAATATAGACTCGCAAATAACCTACGGAGCTTCAGGAAAATTATTTGAACAGATTTCCAATGGCGCTCCTTTCGATTTATTCTTTTCCGCCGATATGGATTATCCAAATCAATTGAAAGAAAAAAAACTGACAGCATCGGAAATTAAAATGTACGCCACCGGAAAATTAGCCATTTGGAGTAAAAAAACAGATCCAAACAAACGGAAAATGAACTGCCTTTTGGATGCCAATATTCAAAAAATAGCCATTGCCAACCCGTCAACAGCGCCTTATGGTGAAAAAGCGGTCGAAAGTTTAAAATTCTACAAAGTCTATGATAAAATAAAAAGCAAATTGGTTTTTGGTGAAAACATCAATCAAACAGCCCAATTTGCCACCACCGGAGCCGCCGACATCGGAATTATAGCTCTATCATTGGTACTCACCCCAAATATGCAGAAAGAAGGAGGTAAATATTATATCATCCCCGAAAAAAGCCACTCGCCCTTGGAGCAAGGCTGCGTAATCCTGAAACGCGCACAAGGAAATGCAAGTGCGGTTAAATTTTATAACTTTATTTCCTCAAAAAAAGCCATTGCCATTTTAAAATATTACGGTTATTCAACTGCTAAAAAATGA
- the truB gene encoding tRNA pseudouridine(55) synthase TruB, with protein MTTEDFLNGQVLLIDKPLHWTSFQAVNKIKYSLINKAGLPKKFKIGHAGTLDPLASGLLLICTGKFTKKISELQGQAKEYTGTFYIGATTSSYDLETEIDQTFPTDHIDESLIHETVKQFLGEIDQKPPIFSAIKKDGVRLYEHARAGETVEIASRKTTIHEFEITRIALPEVDFRVVCSKGTYIRSLAYDFGRAMNSGSHLTVLRRTKIGDYDVKNAIDVTAFVDTLVPKKDE; from the coding sequence ATGACTACCGAAGATTTTTTAAACGGTCAGGTCCTCTTAATCGATAAGCCTTTGCATTGGACCTCGTTTCAGGCGGTCAATAAAATAAAATATTCGCTAATCAACAAAGCGGGTTTGCCTAAGAAATTTAAAATTGGGCATGCAGGCACTTTGGATCCTTTGGCTAGCGGATTATTATTGATCTGTACCGGAAAATTCACCAAAAAAATATCAGAACTTCAAGGGCAGGCCAAAGAATACACGGGAACTTTTTATATAGGAGCCACGACCTCTTCCTATGATTTGGAAACCGAAATCGACCAGACTTTCCCGACAGACCATATCGACGAATCGCTTATACACGAAACCGTAAAACAGTTTTTGGGTGAAATCGACCAAAAACCACCCATTTTTTCGGCTATCAAAAAAGACGGCGTTCGCTTATACGAACATGCCCGTGCAGGTGAAACCGTAGAAATAGCTTCAAGAAAAACCACAATCCACGAATTTGAAATCACCCGAATCGCTCTTCCTGAAGTCGATTTTAGAGTGGTATGCAGTAAAGGAACTTATATCCGTTCACTAGCTTACGATTTTGGACGCGCCATGAATTCAGGTTCACATTTAACCGTTTTACGCCGAACCAAAATTGGGGATTATGATGTAAAAAATGCTATTGATGTGACCGCTTTTGTGGATACTTTAGTTCCGAAAAAAGACGAGTAA
- a CDS encoding TonB-dependent receptor, giving the protein MQKKFPLFLLALSLKSFAQSGNSKKEQDTIKKEILKEVVISASRTQETFLRSPITIEQLKSVDAKNYGSPTNFDALENLKSVQVITPSLGFKVINTRGFANTTNVRFAQLIDGIDNQAPHLGAPIANALGANDLDIDKIEVIPGSAAALYGMNAINGLANIQTKNPFQYQGMSIQQITGVNHTGNIDRFSPQLFTTTNLRYAKAFNSKLAFKVNGSITNGTDWVADNRTDLAPNINASTNLYGSDNPAFDEVNGYGNESANRRTLTLNGKKYVVSRTGYRETDIADYNIENYKWDGGLYFRPKQGHELAVTYKGALINTVYQRSNRFRLDDYKLSQYAIDYHTDIFMVRAYLTHENTGNSYNMRSLAENMDRAFKSDDQWFTDYTKTYSSAITGGSTIADAHKIARTASDQGRFIPGTAAYEQKKEELVNINNWDYGAALRVKSDLIHSEGLFNWDKAFKDFFQKMGAQLLSGFDYRTYIIVPDGNYFINPENPGENLKYGKTGGFTQLSKDLFDKKLRLSATIRADKADYFDVKFTPRITAVYSPKEEINFRASYQSGYRFPSIFEGFSNVNSGGVKRVGGLRIMSDGIFENSYTKVSIDKFQAQVTSDINTLGLTQAQAIDKNKGVIQKNPYTYLEPEFVRSYEFGFRGVALKKSLFIDADFYYNNYENFIAQVEASIPNTSDPAQIPTALYNKNTQNRYRLWTNSKSKIYNYGSSLGLKYRFNDIFSALGNVTYSKLDRTDDKDGLEDGFNTPQIMANGTIIADNFWKNLGASVGYHQQSKYDYVSFLVSGSVPAYWTMDAQTNYSFTKSGVVAKLGATNLLNKPYYSILGGPQIGAFYYVSLTWNVGKI; this is encoded by the coding sequence ATGCAGAAAAAATTCCCTCTATTCCTACTCGCCTTAAGCCTGAAAAGTTTCGCTCAATCCGGAAACTCAAAAAAAGAACAAGACACCATCAAAAAAGAAATCCTCAAAGAAGTTGTAATCTCAGCTTCACGTACTCAGGAAACATTTTTGCGCTCCCCAATCACCATTGAACAATTGAAATCTGTCGATGCGAAAAACTACGGTTCGCCAACCAATTTTGATGCCTTGGAAAACCTAAAAAGTGTACAGGTTATCACACCAAGTTTAGGTTTCAAAGTAATAAACACAAGAGGTTTCGCTAATACTACCAATGTCCGTTTTGCACAATTAATCGATGGTATAGACAATCAGGCACCACATCTAGGTGCACCAATTGCGAACGCCCTTGGAGCCAATGACCTTGATATTGACAAAATTGAGGTAATCCCAGGATCGGCGGCGGCTTTGTACGGGATGAACGCTATCAACGGACTTGCAAATATCCAAACCAAAAATCCGTTTCAGTATCAGGGAATGAGCATACAGCAAATAACAGGTGTCAACCATACCGGAAATATTGATCGTTTTTCTCCGCAACTTTTTACCACGACCAATCTGCGCTATGCCAAGGCTTTCAATTCAAAACTAGCCTTCAAAGTAAACGGATCCATCACTAACGGAACCGATTGGGTTGCGGACAACCGAACCGATTTGGCACCAAACATCAATGCTTCCACCAATTTATACGGCAGTGATAATCCCGCATTTGACGAAGTAAACGGTTACGGAAACGAATCGGCTAACCGAAGAACACTGACACTCAACGGAAAAAAATATGTGGTTTCCAGAACAGGTTACCGCGAAACGGATATTGCCGATTATAATATCGAAAATTACAAATGGGATGGCGGTTTGTACTTCCGTCCAAAACAAGGACATGAATTGGCAGTTACTTATAAAGGTGCTTTAATCAACACCGTTTATCAGCGTTCGAACCGTTTTAGGCTCGACGATTATAAACTTAGCCAATATGCGATTGATTATCATACCGATATTTTTATGGTTCGTGCTTATTTAACGCACGAAAATACTGGAAATTCATACAACATGCGCTCTTTGGCGGAAAATATGGATCGCGCCTTCAAATCAGATGACCAATGGTTCACCGATTACACGAAAACCTACAGCTCAGCAATAACAGGTGGATCGACCATTGCCGATGCTCATAAAATAGCAAGAACTGCATCTGACCAAGGAAGATTTATTCCCGGTACTGCTGCTTATGAACAGAAAAAAGAAGAATTGGTCAACATCAACAATTGGGATTACGGAGCGGCGTTACGAGTAAAATCAGACCTTATCCATTCCGAAGGTTTATTCAATTGGGACAAAGCTTTTAAAGATTTTTTCCAAAAAATGGGTGCGCAGCTCCTAAGCGGTTTTGACTATAGAACTTACATCATTGTACCCGACGGAAATTATTTCATCAATCCTGAGAATCCCGGAGAAAACTTAAAATATGGCAAAACAGGCGGATTTACTCAGTTAAGCAAAGATTTATTTGATAAAAAATTACGTTTGAGTGCTACCATCCGTGCCGACAAAGCCGATTATTTTGACGTGAAATTCACACCGAGAATTACAGCCGTTTATTCTCCAAAAGAAGAAATTAACTTCCGTGCCTCGTACCAAAGCGGTTACCGATTCCCGAGTATTTTCGAAGGGTTTTCAAACGTAAACAGCGGTGGCGTAAAGCGCGTTGGAGGATTACGCATTATGTCTGACGGAATTTTTGAAAACTCTTATACCAAAGTTTCTATCGATAAATTTCAGGCTCAGGTAACGAGCGACATCAACACATTGGGATTGACCCAAGCACAGGCCATCGACAAAAATAAAGGCGTGATTCAAAAAAATCCTTACACCTATTTGGAGCCTGAATTTGTACGTTCCTATGAATTTGGATTCAGAGGTGTAGCCTTAAAAAAGAGCTTGTTTATCGATGCCGACTTTTATTACAACAACTACGAAAACTTTATTGCCCAAGTGGAAGCTTCTATCCCGAACACAAGCGATCCTGCACAGATACCAACAGCTTTGTATAATAAAAACACCCAAAACCGTTACCGTTTGTGGACGAATTCCAAAAGTAAAATCTACAATTACGGAAGCAGTTTAGGGCTAAAATACCGATTCAATGATATATTCTCGGCTTTAGGGAATGTGACTTATTCTAAATTGGACAGAACCGATGACAAAGACGGATTGGAAGACGGTTTCAACACCCCACAAATAATGGCCAACGGAACCATAATCGCCGATAACTTTTGGAAAAACTTAGGGGCAAGTGTTGGCTATCATCAGCAAAGCAAATATGACTATGTTTCGTTCCTTGTAAGCGGTTCCGTTCCTGCATATTGGACGATGGATGCGCAAACCAATTACAGCTTTACAAAATCGGGGGTTGTGGCGAAGCTTGGTGCTACCAATCTTTTGAACAAACCGTATTATTCTATTTTGGGAGGCCCACAAATTGGAGCTTTCTATTATGTGTCATTAACTTGGAATGTCGGGAAGATTTAG
- the modB gene encoding molybdate ABC transporter permease subunit: protein MIDFSPLWLTAKLALITTLILFLLAIPLCYWLAYSRFRFKAIIEAIISLPLVLPPSVLGFYLLLAFSPENAFGEFLSEYFNLRLVFTFQGLILASVLYSLPFMVNPILSGLKNLPVSLQEASFTLGKSRFVTILKIILPNIRPSLLTGIIMTFAHTVGEFGVVLMVGGSIPHETKVVSIAIYEEVESMNYDNANIYARILFAFSFSILLVVHLINNKSRKTNLH from the coding sequence ATGATTGATTTTTCTCCATTATGGCTCACGGCAAAACTAGCGCTTATCACAACGCTAATTCTCTTTCTTTTGGCGATCCCGCTTTGTTACTGGCTTGCCTATAGCCGATTTCGATTCAAAGCCATTATCGAAGCCATTATCAGTTTGCCTTTGGTACTTCCGCCATCTGTTTTGGGTTTTTACCTCCTTCTAGCATTTAGCCCAGAAAATGCTTTTGGTGAATTTTTATCCGAATATTTTAATTTACGATTGGTTTTTACGTTCCAAGGATTAATTCTCGCATCCGTTTTATATAGTTTACCTTTTATGGTAAATCCCATTTTATCCGGATTAAAAAACTTACCGGTTTCATTACAGGAAGCTTCTTTTACATTGGGAAAATCAAGATTTGTAACCATTTTAAAAATCATTCTTCCCAATATCCGTCCTTCACTGCTCACCGGAATCATTATGACTTTTGCGCATACGGTTGGAGAATTTGGTGTAGTCCTTATGGTTGGGGGAAGTATTCCTCATGAAACCAAGGTAGTTTCCATTGCTATTTACGAAGAAGTCGAATCGATGAATTACGATAATGCCAATATTTACGCGAGAATTTTGTTTGCGTTTTCTTTTTCTATTTTGTTAGTCGTTCATTTAATCAATAATAAATCCCGAAAAACAAATCTTCATTAA
- the tnpA gene encoding IS200/IS605 family transposase — protein sequence MANTYSQIYIQIVFAVKGRENLIRKENREELHKFITGIVSNREQKLLAIFAMPDHVHILIGIKPNMAISDLVRDIKAGSSKFINDNKWINGKFNWQEGYGAFSYSKSQLDNVIKYILNQESNHKKQTFKEEYISFLEKFEIEYDEKYLYQWIQ from the coding sequence ATGGCAAATACGTATTCACAAATTTATATTCAAATTGTTTTTGCTGTAAAAGGGCGAGAAAATCTTATTAGAAAAGAAAACCGCGAAGAATTGCACAAATTCATTACCGGCATTGTTTCCAATAGAGAACAAAAGTTATTAGCTATTTTTGCAATGCCCGATCATGTCCATATTTTGATTGGAATAAAACCAAACATGGCAATTTCCGATCTAGTAAGGGATATAAAAGCAGGTTCTTCAAAATTCATTAATGACAACAAATGGATTAACGGAAAATTCAATTGGCAGGAAGGATATGGAGCATTTTCTTATTCAAAAAGTCAACTCGATAATGTAATAAAATACATTCTAAACCAAGAAAGCAATCATAAAAAACAAACCTTCAAAGAAGAATATATTTCGTTTTTAGAAAAATTTGAAATTGAATATGATGAAAAATATTTATATCAATGGATTCAATGA
- a CDS encoding undecaprenyl-diphosphate phosphatase has protein sequence MNTLQAIVLAIIEGITEFLPVSSTGHMIIASSFFGIAHEDFTKLFTIVIQLGAILSVLVLYFKRFFQSFDFYFKLLVAFIPAVVFGLLFAKKIDALLENPVTVAISLLIGGVILLKVDQWFNNPDVSEKAQDITYGQALKIGLFQCLAMIPGVSRSGASIVGGMSQKLSRTSAAEFSFFLAVPTMLGATVKKCYDYYKDGFVLSHDQINFLIIGNVVAFIVALLAIKSFIGFLTKNGFKVFGYYRIIAGLILLAIHYFIHPLTVI, from the coding sequence ATGAATACACTACAAGCTATTGTTCTTGCCATTATTGAAGGAATTACAGAGTTTTTGCCTGTTTCTTCTACAGGACACATGATTATTGCTTCTTCCTTTTTTGGAATTGCGCATGAAGATTTTACTAAACTTTTCACCATCGTGATTCAATTGGGAGCCATTCTGTCGGTTTTAGTTTTGTACTTCAAACGCTTTTTTCAATCTTTTGATTTTTATTTCAAATTGTTGGTTGCCTTCATTCCGGCGGTTGTATTTGGATTGCTTTTCGCAAAAAAAATAGACGCTTTACTCGAAAATCCGGTAACTGTGGCCATCTCATTATTGATTGGTGGAGTCATTTTATTGAAAGTGGACCAATGGTTCAACAACCCTGATGTTTCCGAAAAAGCTCAGGATATTACTTACGGTCAAGCTTTAAAAATAGGCTTGTTCCAATGCCTTGCCATGATTCCCGGTGTTTCCCGAAGTGGTGCATCAATCGTTGGTGGAATGTCACAAAAATTATCCCGCACCTCTGCAGCTGAATTTTCATTTTTCCTTGCAGTTCCTACCATGCTTGGTGCAACGGTAAAAAAATGCTACGATTATTATAAAGACGGATTTGTTTTGTCCCACGACCAAATCAATTTCTTGATTATTGGAAATGTGGTTGCTTTTATTGTTGCACTTTTAGCAATTAAAAGTTTCATCGGATTTTTGACAAAAAACGGATTTAAGGTTTTTGGTTATTACCGAATAATTGCAGGACTAATATTACTTGCGATTCATTATTTCATTCATCCTTTGACCGTAATTTAA
- a CDS encoding ATP-binding cassette domain-containing protein, which yields MIHFKAYKMLQTADGELPLDVSFSIQKGQFLAIYGNSGAGKTTLLRILAGLTQAGKSIITVEDNIWDDSEKKIHLPVQKRSIGFVFQDYALFPNLTVKENLEFALQKGDDINIISELIELMELQQLQNSKPQNLSGGQKQRVALARAIVRRPKILLLDEPLSALDDEMRFKLQDYILKIHQKYQLTTLMITHSMPEIFKLSDSVIHLDKGKVIKEGTPGSVFLEDKISSKFKLTGEIISIHKSDIIYVIQVSSGNNIIRVVATEDEIQNFKVGQKVLVASKAFNPIIQVIS from the coding sequence ATGATACATTTTAAAGCCTACAAAATGCTGCAAACCGCAGACGGTGAATTGCCTTTGGATGTTTCCTTTTCCATCCAAAAAGGACAATTCTTGGCTATTTATGGAAATTCGGGTGCGGGAAAAACAACGCTCTTAAGAATATTGGCAGGACTTACCCAAGCCGGCAAAAGTATAATTACTGTTGAAGATAATATTTGGGACGATTCTGAGAAAAAAATCCATTTGCCTGTACAAAAACGTTCCATTGGTTTTGTATTTCAGGATTATGCGCTGTTTCCGAATTTAACTGTAAAAGAGAATTTAGAATTTGCTTTGCAAAAAGGCGACGACATCAACATCATCTCCGAATTGATCGAACTGATGGAATTGCAACAGCTACAAAACAGCAAACCGCAAAACTTATCGGGAGGACAAAAACAGCGTGTCGCTTTGGCTCGAGCCATTGTCCGTAGACCAAAAATCCTTTTGTTGGACGAACCTCTTTCTGCACTTGATGACGAAATGCGATTTAAACTTCAGGATTATATTTTAAAGATTCATCAAAAGTACCAATTGACCACTTTAATGATTACACACTCTATGCCCGAAATATTCAAACTTTCGGACAGTGTCATTCATTTGGATAAAGGAAAAGTCATTAAAGAAGGAACTCCCGGAAGTGTATTTTTGGAAGATAAAATAAGCAGCAAATTCAAATTAACCGGCGAAATTATCAGTATCCACAAAAGTGACATCATATATGTAATACAAGTTTCTTCTGGAAACAATATTATTAGGGTTGTCGCCACCGAAGACGAAATTCAAAACTTTAAAGTTGGCCAAAAAGTATTGGTCGCTTCCAAAGCTTTTAATCCAATTATTCAGGTTATTTCCTAA
- a CDS encoding winged helix-turn-helix domain-containing protein, with protein MSENKKYSIAVRIWVEEAEGSFLGIGRVWLLENIGKTGSITNAAKEMKMAYRQAWQLVEEMNKRAESPLVQKLLGGKGGGGARLTEAGEKAIQTFYEIEKRIKDFAQKETQNLKF; from the coding sequence ATGTCCGAAAATAAAAAATACTCCATTGCTGTAAGAATTTGGGTTGAAGAAGCCGAAGGTTCTTTTTTGGGTATTGGTAGGGTTTGGCTGTTGGAGAACATTGGGAAAACGGGCTCTATTACTAATGCCGCCAAAGAAATGAAAATGGCTTATCGGCAGGCTTGGCAATTGGTTGAAGAAATGAACAAACGTGCCGAAAGCCCTTTGGTCCAAAAACTCCTTGGAGGAAAAGGCGGCGGTGGCGCTAGATTAACCGAAGCCGGAGAAAAAGCCATTCAGACTTTTTACGAAATCGAAAAACGAATTAAGGATTTTGCCCAAAAAGAAACCCAAAATTTGAAGTTTTAA